The following coding sequences are from one Holophagales bacterium window:
- a CDS encoding virulence RhuM family protein: MLNDEPIQSGEILVYQTEDGRTRVECRFAEDTIWMSQGLIADLFQTTPQNITLHLKSIYADGELAPSRTCKDYLQVRPEGTRQVQRVVKYYSLDAILAVGYRVRSPRGVQFRRWATERLREYLVKGFTMDDERLRNPPVDGSGIPDYFDELLARIRDIRASERRMYLRVREIFALAADYDATRKDTVAFFKIIQNKLHFAATGKTASELIAGRADHTSPNMGLLTWKGGSVRKADVTVAKNYLREEEISELNRIVTMWLDFAEDQARRRKQVFLRDWESRLDEFLRFNDRSVLTNAGSVSTADAHAHAEDEYALFAVRRRALLEAEGQRAAIESLEDAAKALPAPRRSKGRPAKKA, translated from the coding sequence ATGCTGAACGACGAGCCGATCCAGTCCGGAGAGATCCTCGTCTACCAGACCGAGGACGGCCGTACACGCGTCGAGTGCCGCTTCGCCGAGGACACGATCTGGATGAGCCAGGGGTTGATCGCCGACCTCTTCCAGACGACACCCCAAAACATAACCCTCCATCTGAAGAGCATTTACGCGGACGGGGAGCTCGCCCCCTCGCGAACTTGTAAGGATTACTTACAAGTTCGACCGGAGGGCACGAGGCAGGTCCAGCGCGTCGTGAAGTACTACAGCCTCGACGCCATCCTCGCCGTCGGCTACCGCGTGCGCTCGCCCCGGGGCGTGCAGTTCCGGCGCTGGGCGACAGAGAGGCTCCGCGAGTACCTCGTGAAGGGCTTCACGATGGACGACGAGCGGCTCAGGAACCCACCGGTCGACGGCTCCGGGATTCCGGACTACTTCGACGAACTCCTGGCGCGCATCCGCGACATTCGGGCCAGCGAGCGCCGGATGTACCTGCGCGTTCGAGAGATCTTCGCCCTTGCCGCCGACTACGACGCCACACGGAAGGACACGGTCGCGTTCTTCAAGATCATCCAGAACAAGCTCCACTTCGCAGCGACGGGGAAGACCGCTTCCGAGCTGATCGCCGGGCGGGCCGACCACACGAGCCCGAACATGGGTCTCCTGACGTGGAAGGGCGGGAGTGTCCGGAAGGCGGACGTCACGGTGGCGAAGAACTACCTCCGCGAAGAGGAGATCTCCGAGCTGAACCGGATCGTCACGATGTGGCTCGACTTCGCGGAAGACCAGGCGCGACGCCGGAAACAGGTCTTCCTGAGAGACTGGGAGTCCCGGCTCGACGAGTTCCTTCGGTTCAATGACCGGTCCGTCCTGACGAACGCCGGATCGGTCAGCACTGCCGACGCCCACGCACACGCGGAGGACGAGTACGCCCTGTTCGCCGTGCGCAGGCGTGCCCTCCTCGAGGCGGAGGGCCAAAGAGCCGCCATCGAGTCGCTCGAGGACGCCGCGAAGGCTCTCCCCGCCCCGAGGCGGTCAAAGGGACGGCCCGCAAAGAAGGCGTAA
- a CDS encoding ATP-binding domain-containing protein, whose amino-acid sequence MSPWTVQGEEPKIHLWRNAADEREKAGALIAQLLLKDGVGLERVAIVGMRRLANSCLAGVAELAGFPVVPIGDDGTAGVPGALRYATPHRFKGLEADVVLLLDVDGSRWSLEPRNLYVAASRARLRLHVFVKEGVVVPGGG is encoded by the coding sequence GTGTCGCCGTGGACGGTGCAGGGAGAGGAGCCGAAGATCCACCTCTGGCGCAATGCGGCCGACGAGCGGGAGAAGGCGGGGGCGCTGATCGCGCAGCTCCTGCTGAAGGACGGGGTCGGGCTCGAGAGGGTCGCGATCGTCGGGATGCGGCGTCTCGCGAACTCGTGCCTTGCGGGGGTGGCCGAGCTGGCGGGCTTCCCGGTGGTGCCGATCGGCGACGACGGGACGGCCGGAGTGCCCGGCGCGCTGCGCTACGCGACGCCTCACCGATTCAAAGGTCTTGAGGCGGACGTGGTGCTCCTCCTCGACGTGGACGGGAGCCGTTGGTCGCTCGAGCCGCGCAACCTCTACGTGGCGGCGTCGCGCGCGCGGCTGCGGCTGCACGTGTTCGTGAAGGAGGGGGTGGTGGTGCCGGGGGGAGGGTGA
- a CDS encoding NERD domain-containing protein, whose amino-acid sequence MECEPRLGGEKKPGPPPPPPNRPPRGGGAAGGRAGGGGGRAGPPAAGRAPPRPPPPPPPPPPTPAASAAGEAKVLLAFQSLRDDFRIYHRKSWYSFDGPDGSREGVCEGEADFLVLHPDLGMLVLEVKGGRIAFDGRTGAWTSTARDGRVHSIKDPFLQAQRSVKAIAAKAAALSFEGQAMPEFVHGHAVVFPDCDFTSGGDGVSAPRELVIDAGDLARDAAGRLMEIFRLWGVRRAAAPLTKKWVKRLGQHVLAPHFSLGLALGSALGWEEKALALLHEEQDICLDFLHLNRGRGARRAGRGWRGGRVCLCYGRSRYLRESGVGTRCGGWAGSYHELGRELCGRAGVAWNEPPEDDVAATQAFWNETSGVLLLEAAQKLGERFDALVVDEAQDFLTEWWAVLEALLKEGDRAPVTLVADPDQDLWQRESRFPEGLPVFPLRTNCRNTSAIAEYLGELTGSHPRVSPWTVRGEEPKVHRWRNAADEREKAGALIAQLLLKDGVGLERVAIVGMRRLANSCLAGVAELAGFPVVPIGDDGTAGVPGALRYATPHRFKGLEADVVLLLDVDGSRWSLEPRNLYVAASRARLRLHVFVKEGVVVPGGGA is encoded by the coding sequence GTGGAGTGCGAGCCACGGCTCGGGGGGGAAAAGAAACCCGGGCCGCCCCCCCCCCCCCCAAACCGGCCCCCCCGCGGGGGGGGGGCGGCCGGCGGGCGGGCGGGGGGGGGCGGCGGCCGGGCGGGCCCCCCCGCCGCCGGGCGCGCCCCGCCACGCCCCCCCCCCCCCCCCCCCCCCCCCCCCCCCACCCCCGCCGCCTCCGCGGCCGGCGAGGCGAAGGTCCTCCTCGCGTTCCAGTCCCTCCGCGACGACTTCCGCATCTACCACCGCAAGAGCTGGTACTCGTTCGACGGCCCCGACGGCTCGCGCGAGGGAGTCTGCGAGGGCGAGGCGGACTTCCTGGTGCTGCACCCCGACCTGGGGATGCTGGTGCTGGAGGTGAAGGGGGGCCGGATCGCGTTCGACGGGCGGACGGGGGCGTGGACGTCGACGGCGCGCGACGGGAGGGTGCACTCGATCAAGGACCCGTTCCTCCAGGCGCAGCGGAGCGTCAAGGCGATCGCCGCGAAGGCCGCGGCGCTGAGCTTCGAGGGGCAGGCGATGCCGGAGTTCGTCCACGGGCACGCGGTCGTCTTCCCCGACTGCGACTTCACGAGCGGGGGCGACGGGGTGAGCGCGCCGCGCGAGCTGGTGATCGACGCGGGGGACCTCGCGCGGGACGCGGCGGGGCGGCTGATGGAGATCTTCCGGCTCTGGGGCGTGCGGCGCGCGGCGGCACCTCTGACGAAGAAGTGGGTCAAGAGGCTGGGGCAGCACGTCCTGGCGCCGCACTTCTCGCTGGGGCTGGCGCTCGGGTCGGCGCTCGGGTGGGAGGAGAAGGCGCTGGCGCTGCTCCACGAGGAGCAGGACATCTGCCTCGACTTCCTTCACCTGAACCGCGGCCGTGGTGCGCGGCGGGCGGGAAGGGGGTGGCGGGGGGGGAGAGTCTGTCTCTGTTACGGCCGCTCGCGCTACCTGCGGGAATCTGGCGTCGGGACGCGCTGCGGGGGGTGGGCGGGCTCGTACCACGAGCTGGGCCGTGAGCTGTGCGGGCGGGCCGGGGTGGCGTGGAACGAGCCGCCGGAGGACGACGTGGCGGCGACGCAGGCCTTCTGGAACGAGACGTCGGGCGTCCTCCTCCTCGAGGCCGCGCAGAAGCTGGGAGAGCGGTTCGACGCGCTGGTGGTGGACGAGGCGCAGGACTTCCTGACCGAGTGGTGGGCCGTCCTCGAGGCGCTGCTGAAGGAGGGCGACCGGGCGCCGGTGACGCTCGTCGCCGACCCCGACCAGGATCTCTGGCAGCGCGAGTCGCGGTTCCCCGAAGGGCTCCCCGTCTTCCCGCTCCGGACGAACTGCCGGAACACGTCGGCCATCGCGGAGTACCTCGGCGAGCTGACGGGGTCGCACCCGCGCGTGTCGCCGTGGACGGTGCGGGGGGAGGAGCCGAAGGTCCACCGCTGGCGCAACGCGGCCGACGAGCGGGAGAAGGCGGGGGCGCTGATCGCGCAGCTCCTCCTGAAGGACGGGGTCGGGCTCGAGAGGGTGGCGATCGTCGGGATGCGGCGCCTCGCGAACTCGTGCCTGGCGGGGGTGGCCGAGCTGGCGGGCTTCCCGGTGGTGCCGATCGGCGACGACGGGACGGCCGGCGTGCCCGGCGCGCTGCGCTACGCGACGCCCCACAGGTTCAAGGGGCTGGAGGCCGACGTGGTGCTCCTCCTCGACGTGGACGGGAGCCGCTGGTCGCTCGAGCCGCGCAACCTCTACGTCGCGGCGTCGCGCGCGCGGCTGCGGCTGCACGTGTTCGTGAAGGAGGGGGTGGTGGTGCCGGGGGGAGGGGCCTGA